aacgggtctttatattagccgtagcctagaccggttagtttcgagggatagatacggtttaatagcgtgaaaggcgaaaaccgagaatggaatgtgattctgacccaacaagttcggagacttgttttatatgggtttaatattcacactctggattttggggtcaaaatgatatggtttgacccgtatcggctaatttatgtaaactagttacataagccgaaccgtgcgcgcattaggcgcaacgggtaaccgtaggagtcctacactgtctttcctaagtcaatatacttttaagaggttgtggtatcagtaggataccttccataatgcccgtaacgagttttagttcattatacgccccgtaggggttttccggtcattttaaagactttcaaagggttttctgagttctacaggaaacctgagtttcccgatcagtttgataagtctaaaatatcttatttattatttaaaatcagtagcaactggaatcgggtcaaaagaccttgtagaactcaagttttggccgaaaagggcatattcggtatttaccgaaccgtagccataaccgcaggttatgagcaggttaaaattaattaaaaatctttaaaaatcccaaaatattattttattacagtgagtaaaagttttggtgacgaaatcttggtttaggtaggcgttatgctaattgcgccgtttattacaaaagtttcttataaatgcgctatttagcataactcccattctagacctcggattggcgtgaaactttagggacatgtttagaattaGTTAAggaaggttatggtcccttcacgtgtccgaaatactcgttttatttcaaaaagggcgttacggtcaacttttaagtaattaacggaaatgcgtaaaagactcgaataaacaacgaaccggtcacagagggtgataccatcacgtgacctggtcctaagagagtcctaaaacatatctacattgcactaacacaggtcagaactgaagtcaaagcaaaagtcaaacttttgcgacattcggctccgaaccgggtccatatagcaaatggccgaatcaaacgagtttagacaagtttatatacttaatatcatgttttatgatcatcaaaacaggtttcttagcatatacattacagattatgtacaaaattgcaaaatgactttctgttgactttttaggtgcacgtttgactcgacatttgacatagttagagtggtgatcagggggaacccttttaggggtttattacccacataaataccaacacatagctacttttgattcgacaattcactgaacCATTCGTgagttatcgcaaagtcaatcgttagttacgacggattgacttttaggctaaactaagcaaaaacaaagccatagaaggtgtggcatacttacagagacttggtGTAAGACTTAGAATGATAGAgtaaagcttgagagctccaagaatgatcagtagttgagttttgaggtgtgttctaaTAGTGAACCATGTATGCCTATTTATAGTACTCAGCatgcctctagatcattacaacacatactacaaatgagtatggatgatgggcaggtggcctagagtgctatgggtcgagtagagggtgcccatgcctcacttATTGCTTAAATGATCCTTCACTAGCTCAAAAGGCATGCAagtccaaactttctgcatctgggcgtcccacgcggcccgcatggaagaacCATGCACTTTgtatgcgggccgcctgagttcaAATATCAGACACGTACaattaggaggctcgcggcccgcctcaacttaacccaaatcttaacgcggcccgcgagaggttgatttttcaggttttttaaatcttttgtaatcatgactagaatctggtaattaataacgaaatcttctgtaattattaacctgacctttcgggtttgaaggggtagctttgcgatttggcccttgattatttacaactaagggcctcgtgttatttacccgcattgttaagtccccggttatcttgttaattattcggaaagccttgactttcattgttgacgcttttaacccttctcgtacgaactTGATCAttactttctcgttttaaaacggaacttcgcggaatttatacagtatattatagtgagcgtattttactgttacaaagcctcgggtacgtcaaagggtcactcagaggtataattaaacatgttgacacagttaacccctgtagcttgtaatctctcactttcttccgcgtttcgcttccgtacgatccatgatttattcgtttgaaggtacgagcaccatttagggttactatacagtatacttacccttgtttgacatttataaccctcgaatttatatactttcaaggtttgtcaacattagtcctttattcaatataatacgccacgtgtaaatttaagacacgtgtcaatacattattggacacaaaatttcgaggtgttataAACCGTCTGGTATAACTGGTTAAACCGTCCAGTACACCCGATTAAACCGCCCGATACACTCGGTTAAGCCGTTTTTGAGCTGAATCCGGTATTGTataaaaaccggattttaaaCATTGATAAAAACCATATGTATGATGATGAGTTAGAAGCTATACCTAAGGCTGCAAACGACCAAACGTTTAGTGAATAGTTCATGAATTGTTTggcaggaagttcgtttgtgtttgttcatttaatgaATGAACGGACACAGACATGAAATTCCGTTTGTTTAGTTAAACGAAGAGACATGAACATGGccacgttcgttcatttatgttcttgaaggttcggtaacgtgttcgtttatgtaTGTTTGTGTTCGATAATTTATTAGggtttttaacttttatttttatttaagtaTTTCAAAATTCCCAATAATAAATCATTTATTAAATGTAGTGTATTACATATTAGTGTTactccttgattgctagaaatCCTAGTTAAAAATTGTCGTTCTCACTCTCATTCCAAGTAGACGCGATGCTACTACGCCCCTGCTCTCATTACAGTCTCTGATTTAGGGTTTTTGCGCTCATGGTTTTCGTCATTCTTAGTACAAGATTGGGGTGGTTTGTATTCATTTATGTTCTTgaatgtttatttatgtttgctTCCTTCATTTGTGTTCGGAGAGTTTGTTTGTGTTCGCATTTGTCCGGTACCTGAAATTAACGAAGAAACACAAATGAACACGTCCGTTACCTTAATGAACTAACACTAACAAAAAAAACTCATTCGGTAAATGTTTATGAACAATCATAAACACATTATTTACTTAAGAAACTTGTATTCGTTTGTAGCACTAACTATAGGTCTAATGATACCTATATTTCAACAAAtcccaatttttttatttaatgttagactatggggtgtggaggAGGGTAGTCCTTAAAGGATGGTCCGTCACGTAGGCGTCCGTGTAAGCAAGTGTGAGGATGGGCTTAaaggtaggggtgttcaaaaccggatattcGAATTTCGGATAtgggatatccgaaattttcggataccagaTTTCAGTATCCGAATcggtatccgaaatttcggatatctaGTGAattggatatccgaatatccaattttttatttaattttatttttttatatccagaaccggatatttcggatatAAGTTTTCAGATACTTTTCGGATAATTCGGATATTTTTGGATATTCAGATATccgaaaaaataaaaattaaattttcggatatagtatccgaaaatttttaaaatcactatccgaatccgaatccgaaaattcggatatctgaattttcggattcggatatcggataattcGGATCGGATCttcggatacggatagttttgaacaccctATGGGATGAACATAGGGTGTGGGGATGGGcctcaatatatatatatgtgtgtatgtatatgtgtgtggtGGTATAAAGAAGAAAGAGGCCCGGCTTCAACGTCTAGAGGAGGACGGAGACGACAGGGACGAcgggggtgggggggggtgtGCAGGCCGTCGCCGCTCCTCGATGCATCGGGGACGAGCCCATACCAAGTAGTCTTACTAAAATGGTAAAAAAATGGTAAAGAAATCAAAAGGGGTGTTACAACTCTTATGTCACAATAATAACGTAGATTGGAGAAAAAAGCTAAAAATATCTGTGGGCTGCATATCGTGTCTGAATTGAGtttgatttttgtttcttttgttgtgaGAGCGAGCGGCGAATACGAACCTTTCGTCAGTCTTCATACCCATCCATTCCCATCAAACCCCTTTAAAAGCCGAAAACCGCCATGCGGAAATTCGTAGCCCACAGAGCCAAACGTCTGATCTCAAACGCCACCGTTTCACTCAATCcccatcatcaccatcaccaaTCTTCTTTATCCTCCTCCAAccattattactattactattccTCCATTCTTCCTCGATTCTTCACTTCCGACACTTCAATGGCCTCCAACAACTCCACTCCACCTCTCACTGTTGATTCCTTAAACCCTAAGGTTGTTTTCTTATCTCTTTTAGTTCTGTAACTTGATTTGATTTTTAGCACTACTTAGGGTTTGTTGTTCTGGTTTGTGTTGATGCTTTGATCGGTGATTTGATAAGATGTGAAATCAGATTGGATTGATACAGTTGATATAACTTATAAGTGAAGGAATTTGGGGGAAAATAATAAGTTGATTTAAACGAATGATTGTATGTATGATTTCTGTGTTGATGTTTTTGATTTTTAGGTTTTGAAATGTGAGTATGCTGTTCGTGGTGAAATTGTGTCTCTGGCTCAGGTAAGTTTAAAAAAACCTAAATTTGAATAAGCTTgattaatatatatatgtatatagattgGTAAAGAAGTTGTAAATTTAGTTGAATGATTAGgttttttgatgtttttatattatatttatttgttgTTGCAGAAATTACAACAAGATTTGCAAGCAAATCCAGGTTCTCATCCTTTTGAGGAGGTATTGTTTTCTATgtgcttttgtttttttttaataggTAGAATTACAAACGAGCCAAGCCGCTtgtgagctactcgagatcggcttgTTAAAAGCTTGAACAGGGCCGAGTTTAGatgagctcgagctcgtttattGTTTATTTAACAAGCCTTGATAAACACTCCTATAGTTATAGGAAGTTATAAGTTTTGATTTGCTGCTCACGTCTTTAAAATATATTTGCAGATAATTTACTGTAACATTGGAAATCCACAGTCTCTTGGTCAGCAGCCAATCACCTTTTTCAGAGAGGTTTGTATTCTGCAATCCTTTTTATTGTTGTATTTGTATGTTATTGTTGCTTAATGCTGTGTATTGTATAATGACAGGTTCTTGCATTATGCGATCATCCTAACATAATAGATAGGAGTGAAACACAGGGTTTGTTCAGGTATATACATATAAACTGGTCTCCGTTATGCGCTTTTCTATAAGTTTCTGTATGAAGTCAAGTACCTTAACCTGCATCATTTAACTTACAGTGCGGATTCCATTGACCGAGCATGGCAGATCCTTGATCAAATTCCTGGTAGAGCCACTGGTGCATACAGTCACAGTCAGGTAAAACTGCCTTCTTTTGagctatgaaatatatatatgtttgtaagtaagtgtatatatgttttttatCTGGTATCAGGGTATTAAGGGATTGCGTGACACTATTGCTGCTGGAATCGAAGCTCGTGATGGTTTTCCCGCTGATCCAAATGATATCTTCTTGACAGATGGTGCAAGTCCAGCGGTATAaagatttattttttatttccAGTCTTTTTTTTTTGCGCTTTTAACGTGTTTTTCGTACATAATAATTTACAGTTTTTATCATTTCTCTGTACCAGGTCCATATGATGATGCAGTTGCTAATAAGATCCGAAAACGATGGAATTTTCTGTCCAATTCCTCAGTACCCTCTTTACTCTGCTTCAATTGCCCTTCATGGTGGCACTCTTGTATGTGTTTCTTATACCATTTCAACTCTATTTCTTATTGTTTCGACAATGAATTTTCAAACTTTCATTACGTAAGAAGCATATGACAGAGCAATGCATAATCATGTTTCAGGTTCCTTATTATCTTGATGAAGCAACGGGTTGGGGACTTGAGATCTCTGAGCTCAAGAAGCAACTGGAAGCTGCCAGACAAAAGGGTATTACTGTTAGGGCTTTGGTTGTAATTAATCCAGGAAATCCTACAGGCCAGGTAAATATATATTCGGTTTTCGAAACACTTAGCAATTAGCAACTATATATTCGGTTttcaaaacacttagcaattagttctctttttttaataaattgttttaaaaatatatttgtaggTTCTTGCTGAGGAGAACCAACGAGATATCGTCGAGTTCTGCAAGAAAGAAGGTTTGGTACTTCTAGCAGATGAGGTAAGTAATTTGCCATGCAGTTATTGTGGTAaaaaatcggatatcggtcaaggaccgatatttgagatatcggttattgctgtgggatatcggtaattttaatatcatgcagaatatgtatatatatagcaatataacacttaacaattcagtatactcttccaccattaacaaattaaccttttgcaacttgcaaaacactaacaactaagacttaaaacacaaatagcagcaataagaagaaaaacAAATGggagaactaagaagaaaggtaccgATATCTGGAAAATCGGTGATACATCGGTCAAAAGTCGGTCAGTATCGCCGATAATGTTGGTACTGATTTTCTGACCGATGTTTGGCACCGATATCTCACCAGGGGACCAATAACCGAATATATCGGCGATATTAACTGCTTAGGTAGTTCGACAAGTTAGTCAAACATTATTTAAGAAAATATCTATTTACCTTAAATATTATGGACATGATGCAGGTATACCAGGAAAATATTTATGTTCCCGAGAAACAGTTTCACTCTTTCAAGAAAGTAGCTCGTTCAATGGGATACGGTGACAAGGATATCCCTTTGGTTTCTTTCCAATCCGTGTCTAAAGGTAGTTTTATTTCGTTAGATAATAACACTCGTCGTGCAAGATAATGCTACTAATTTTCATTTTCAGGGTATTATGGTGAGTGCGGGAAAAGAGGTGGTTACATGGAGGTGACTGGTTTTAGTCCCGAGGTTAGGGAACAAATTTACAAGGTGGCATCTGTGAATCTGTGTTCGAATATTTCCGGTCAAATTCTTGCTAGTCTTGTTATGAGCCCTCCAAAGGTACGTTTGGTTTTATTATACGGCAAGTGGTTAATTCATTAATCATTATGATTATAAGTTTAATATGTGCACGTATGCAGGTTGGAGATGAATCTTATGAATCATATTCTGCTGAAAAGGATGGCATCCTACTATCCCTCGCAAGGCGTGCAAAGGTCACTTTAAATTATATCCGATTAATCATTTCGATAAATAATTTTggctttttatgtttttttttaccTTATTTGTTATCGTATGATAGACATTGGAAGCTGCACTGAACAGCTTAGAGGGTGTTACTTGCAACAAAGCTGAAGGTGCAATGTATCTTTTCCCGCGCATCGTGCTACCCAACAAAGCAATAAAAGAAGCGGAATCACTTAAAAAAGCACCAGATGCGTATTATGCCGCTCGACTTCTGAACGCTACTGGTATAGTTGTGGTTCCTGGTTCTGGTTTTGGTCAGGTAAGAAACTAGTCTTTTTAAATACTATGTTTATTAAGTTTATATGCTCGGATGTACTTTGTTTTACCTGTGTTGGTAGTTTAATAGTTGATTGTTTTGGTTGGTTTACAATAGGTTCCCGGGACTTGGCATTTTAGGTGCACGATATTGCCACAAGAGGAAAAGATTCCAGCCATCGTTTCACAGTTGACTGAATTTCACAAAAAGTTCATGGATGAGTTCCGTGATTAAATGGGTGTGTGCGGCGTTGGGGAGATTTGAAATAAAGGGTGAAATAAATCTTGTTACAGCTTTTTTGCTAAGTGTTTTGTTAGCTGTGCGTTGAACATTGTAAAATGGAAACTTTGACCAAGATTCTCGACGAGCGAGGCTTGTTTTGTTAGCCATGCAATTGTATGCAccctaaggggctgtttgtttacctcttaatgaggctcttaatggttcagacctcttagtGGTTCAGCACTTggtggttcagactgtttgtttcacaagcagatgtctgaatggttcaaacatttgcctctgaatggttaagatttatacagagtctgaatggttaagacctctaatttgaattgttcagacatttgcctctaaacggttaagcattatacatgcttttaatagttcagacctcttactggttcgcacttaatggttcagacctcttactggttcaacacttaaccattcagatgttgccaaacagcctctAAATCTTTTACAGGATAGATAGAATAAAAGGTGAGGTGTACCAACACAGAATAAAAAGCTGTGATCATCAACTGATGAAAGAACTTTTGGCAAGTAGAGGACAGGAGACAAAGTAATCTTTGAACTGATATTTGAGTCAAAAGGAATTCTTTTGTCGTGTGAATATTTTGTGGCTAAGATACAGGTAATCTGGAATGGACCCATGAAAGTAATGGTTATGGGGGTATTAAAGAAAGTAAACTAAAAGAAGAATATGTTCCAAGCCATTTGGTCATTCTTTCTCCATCATTAGCTACAAAAAACACTAGCGGACCGAACACTTGGGTGGCCGCTTATTGATTTGTTTGTTTTTGGCTGCCATTTGAGAATGATCTGAGAGGCGGCCACCTTAGCTGCTTATCATGGGGTTGTGATATTAAAGGCCGTGTACAGCAAGCACCCTTGACCAAGCAATACTTATGATCGTGGGTCACTAGTTAGACCAAGCAATACTTATGATCGTGGGTCACTAGTTTTGTCATGTCATGTACTCTTCAAAGATATATTCTCTCATAGGTTctctattctctcactgccaaaTCATGTACATGCCATAGGCTTGGTAAGCACACACCACCTACAAAATGTAAATCTGAAAGATGTAGATTCGAGGAATCGACCAAACAAATACGAGGCAACCAAACAAGACGTACCTGTCTGGCTCAAAGCCCAAATGCAACAATAAAGCCCAATTGCAACAATGAATCAAACAAACACATAAGGTACAATAAGTT
The sequence above is drawn from the Helianthus annuus cultivar XRQ/B chromosome 12, HanXRQr2.0-SUNRISE, whole genome shotgun sequence genome and encodes:
- the LOC110894161 gene encoding alanine aminotransferase 2, producing MRKFVAHRAKRLISNATVSLNPHHHHHQSSLSSSNHYYYYYSSILPRFFTSDTSMASNNSTPPLTVDSLNPKVLKCEYAVRGEIVSLAQKLQQDLQANPGSHPFEEIIYCNIGNPQSLGQQPITFFREVLALCDHPNIIDRSETQGLFSADSIDRAWQILDQIPGRATGAYSHSQGIKGLRDTIAAGIEARDGFPADPNDIFLTDGASPAVHMMMQLLIRSENDGIFCPIPQYPLYSASIALHGGTLVPYYLDEATGWGLEISELKKQLEAARQKGITVRALVVINPGNPTGQVLAEENQRDIVEFCKKEGLVLLADEVYQENIYVPEKQFHSFKKVARSMGYGDKDIPLVSFQSVSKGYYGECGKRGGYMEVTGFSPEVREQIYKVASVNLCSNISGQILASLVMSPPKVGDESYESYSAEKDGILLSLARRAKTLEAALNSLEGVTCNKAEGAMYLFPRIVLPNKAIKEAESLKKAPDAYYAARLLNATGIVVVPGSGFGQVPGTWHFRCTILPQEEKIPAIVSQLTEFHKKFMDEFRD